The bacterium genomic interval CTCCGAAATTTTTTCCTGGACTGTTTCGTGAAGTTTACTCAGCTTCCCTCCCATTTTTGCGATAATTATTGTAAGGAGTACCAGGGGTATAAGCGACAAAACCGAAAGTTTAACATCAATTAGAACCATCATTGTGAACGCGAATATAAAAGTGGTAATTGTGTCCGCGGAATACATGATTCCGGGCCCAAGAAGCATCCGGATGGCATTAAGGTCGCTTGTCCCGCGCGACATCAGGTCGCCCGTGTTGTTTTGGTCATAAAAAGAAAGCGGGAGTTTTTGAAGGTGATAGAAATAGTCGTTTCGAAGGTCATATTCGATGCGCCTTGACGCGCCGATTGTAATCCGCCTCATAAAATACCTGAATATACCCTCTGCAACCGAGGCAAGGATAATAAGGCCCGAAAATTTCAGTATTTTTTCATATGAGATATTTTTTGATAAGTCGTCAACGGCATATTTGAGTATCCAGGGGATAAATATTCCTGCGATTGAGGTGAACACAGCGAACACGGCGCCGAGAATATAAGATTTTTTATAACGGGCGATATACAGGATAAGTTTTTTCATTAAAAATATTATAACAGCAAGTTTGGGTTTGTGATAAGATTTATTTAATAAGCCCCTTGGCTCCTGAAGATCCCCCCTTGTGCGCCTCCCAAAACCCCCTAAAGGGGGAGAAAGTCCCCTTTAGGGGATTTAGGGGCTTTTTTATAACCTCCCCTTCAGGAGAACGAGGGGCTGGATTCAGGGGATTGCGGGATTAGTTAAAATATCATATTTCAATCATTGCCAATATGTTATAATATTTCCAGGAAAAAAGGAGATAAAGACAATGCCGATATATGAATTTTGCTGCCAGGATTGCAATAAAGAATTTGAAGAATTATTTCGTTCTTTTTCGCAAAAGAAGGACGTTGTTTGCGCCAAATGCGGAAGTTCCAATGTCAGGAAAAAAGTCTCGCTGTTTGGGGTGGCGGGAAAAGAAGGCGATTCAGGGGAGTTCGCTCCTTCTTCAGGAGGCGGGTGCGGAAGCTGCGTGACGCATAACTGCGGGAGTTGCCACTAGAGACTTATGAAAATTATTAAAGATAAAATTACACTTCAAGAATTGAAAACAATGGCGGTAAACAGTTTTGGAAATCTTGTAAAGGCCGTTATCGATATTGAAAAAGAAATTATGGCGGTTGACGCGGAACTTCATTCTGATGAAGAGGCCCTGCTTTTGGAAAACGGGTCAAAACAAAATTCCATCTGGGGTATTAATTTATATCCTGAACTCGTCGGGGATGATTTTATTGAATTTGATTCAATGATTAACCTTAGGCCTTCCCAGGGGAACCGCAGCAGGGGAGTGGATGATCCTGAGGCAGTGCGGAAGATTAAAGTTATAGTGAATAAATTGGTGGATAAATGAATTATCAGCATAAAGAATTAGCCGATGGAAGATGGTCCAAATTTTCGTTTCCTGTTCAGATGGCCAATATTGGAAGTGAAATTATCAGGGCCATTAACTGGAAGAATAAAAAAAATCCGGAATACAGCCGCAAGGCCTTTGAACGGGGTTTAGAACTTCTTTCCTTAACCATTTCCGACCAGAAAAATATAAAACGGCTCAAAGAATTAACGCGTCTTTATGAAGTATTGGCGGATTATTTCGCTTTTGATAACGAGTATAAATCAACCGATAAATCTTTGCAGAATTACTTCCTTGCTTTTAATTATATGGCAAGATTGAATTGTTGAAAAAATTGTTTAATTGCCTTAAAGAACATAATGACTGCGCGGCCTGCCATCATTAAGAAGGAGAATTAATGGCTACGGTTATTCTTTTATTTTTATGACGATCGCCTGGTACGGGCACCTTAAATATAAGGATTCGCCTTTATGGAAGGTGATCCTTATAAGCTGGCTTATAGCGTCCGTTGAATATTGTTTCCAGGTGCCGGCTAACAGGATCGGGCATTATAAATATTCCGCGGCGCAGTTAAAAACAATCCAGGAGGTTATAACATTGGCTGTCTTCTGCGTTTTTTCCGTGGTTTATCTCAGGGAAGAACTGAAATGGAATTACCTGGTTGGATTTGGTTTGATGATAGGAGCGGTGTTTTTTGTGTTTAAAAAATGGTAGAAAAAAATGCTTGACAAGGAATATTTTCGGGTGTAATATATAACCAATTTAGTAATAATTAATATCGAGGAGTTTTTAAATGGTTATATCACAAGCATCTGAATCTGCTGTCAGGGCGCTGTTATACATGGCCGCTCTGCCGGCCGGCCAGGTGGCGAAAAAACAGGACATATGCCGCACGCAGGAAATCACGCCGGCGTTTTTTATAAAAATCATGCAGCCTCTTCTTGCCGCGGGGCTGGTGGAATCTTATCGAGGGGTGGCGGGAGGTTTTTCCCTGAGGAAGCCTCCCTCGAAAATTAGTTTATGGGACATTGTGTCGGCCATGGAAGGGCCTATACACCTTAATAAATGCATGATACATAAAGGATATTGTTCAAGGGATGCGGTTTGCCCGGTGCATACGGTATGGCGTGAAGCGAAAGAGTCAGTCCAGCGTATATTATCCGATGCGACTTTGGACAAATTAACCTGCCAGCCCGGTAATGGACATAAGAAGAAAGCCTGAAATTTTTTTACTTATATATATAACCAATATGGTCATATATCGGAGGTGTTTTATTATGTGAGAAAAACGGATCTTCTCAAATTTAAGAAAATATTTAAAAAGGAGGTTAAATTATGGCGGAAAATTTACTTGGAAGCACCAAAGATACCGTAATTCAGGACCAGGTGGAAATGAATTTCAAGGGAGAAACAAATGAAACAGGCCTGTATCTTGCTATGGCGCGGCAGGCGGAAGGGTATGGATATCCGGAAGTGGCGGCGGCCCTTTCAAAAATCGCGTGGGAGGAGGCGTTACACGCGGCACGATTCGCTGAGTTGAACGGAAAAATATCACCAAGTTTAAAAGAAAATCTGGAACGCATGCTTTCGGGAGAAATTGGCGCGTGCTCGGGCAAATATGACGCGGCGAAGAAATGCAAAGAAATAGCGATTGACTGCGCCCATGATTTTTTTCACGAATCGTCCAGGGATGAAAACCGCCATGCCGGGATTTTGCGGGGTTTATTGCAAAGATATTTTATAAAACAGGAGAATAAAAAATGAAAAAAATATTATATGTGTTAATTGCGGGAGTGATGTTGTTTGGAGGCACATCGGCCAGGGCGGAAGAAAAAAACGAAAAATATCCTTTTTTCCCTTCGCTTATAAACACTAACACCGGAAAACCGGTAAAGTCCGGTGATTTTGAACAGCCGGAGGTCTGCAGGGCGTGTCACACCGATATTTACGACCAATGGAAAGGGTCCATGCATTCAAACGCGTTCGTTGATCCCGTGTTCCAGGCTTTATGGAAAATAGGAAATAAAGAAACAAACGGATTAACTGAAAAATTGTGCGCCGGCTGCCATACGGCCATAGGCACGGTCAGCGATGAACTCGGGAAAAAAGACGGGCAGGGAAATTATAATCTCAGCGAAATCGCTCAAAAAGGAGTTCAGTGTGATGTCTGCCATAGTATTAAATCCAGCACTTACATGGAAGCCGAAGGGCATGAGCCGCATAATGCCACATTTATTATCGAATCCGGGACGAAGCGAGGGCCTTTTAAGGACGCGGAATCTCCTCACCATGCTGCTGAATATTCAGAACTGCATACCTCAGCCGAGTTTTGCGCCAATTGCCATCATGTGTTTCATCCTGTCAATAATTTTCCGATCGAGCGGACGTATGATGAATGGAAAAATTCGGTCTACAGCCAGAACGGGATAATTTGCCAGGATTGCCATATGGCGGATGTTGAGGACGCGGTTGAGATAGCCCGCACATTGAAAAAAGTACAACGTTCCGGTAAGGCTTCGAATAGCGGCCCGGATAGAGAACATATTTACAAACATAATTTTGACGGGGCTAATTTTACGATCCCGGGATTGTTAGGTTATACCAAACATTCTGAAGCGGCCACGAAACGGCTGCAAAGCGCCGCTAAGCTCGAAATAATTTCTCCTGATGAATTTAAAGCTGGGAAGATAGGAGGTTTTAAAATTAAAGTAACAAATTCCGCGGCAGGGCATAATTTGCCGACAAGCCTAACGGAGGTGCGCCAGATGTGGCTGGAGGTTGAAGTGGCAGATGGATCCGGCAGGAAAATATTACACTCCGGATGGCTGGACAAGGACTATAATGTTGACCCTGAGGCCGCGATGTTTCACGCGAAATCAGTGGATAAAGACGGAAATCATACAGTGAAACCCTGGGAGATCGCGCGGTTTGAGTATAATACGACTATTCCTCCAAAAGGTTCAGCGATACAGAATTATAATTTTGAAATCCCGCCAGGAACAAAAGGGAATTTGCAGGTTAAAGCGACTTTGCGATACCGGTCATATCCTCAGGCAGTGGCTAACCTTCTGTTAGGGAAGGACGCGCCTGTTTTGCCGATCGTGGATATGACAACTGCTTCAAAATCTGTTAAAATAACTAAAGGTTAAAACGCAATATTAGAGGGAACCTTTTAAAAAGGTTCCCTCTGGTTTCTCTTTATTTTAGATTGTCTAAATGTAGGGGTTCGATTTATCGAACCCAAAATAAATTGACAAATAGGGCTTGATAAATCGAGCCCCTACAATAATAACATGAAAAATGGACGCTCCATTAAAAGGGTAAATTATAGGAGGATCGATCATGATTTTAAGACATTTGCTTAAAAGCGGGACGGTGATAGCTTTACTTATGCTTTATTCCTCGTCGCCGGCCGCCGCTCAATCAAATGACGCTGAGAATTTTATAGATCAGGTTATCGAAGCCTATGGCGGGCGGCAGAATGTATTTTCAATTAAGTCGTATCGCCTGGAAGCTGTTTTGCAAACCCATGTCCGTGGAGATAACGGTAAAGTCATCAGGGTTTCCGAAGGCCCGTTCCGTCTGAAAGTTCTTATTAGCTATCCATCCGATATGGAGATCCGCCTGCTTGAAGGAGAAAAGGCGTTGAGAGGTTTTGGCCCCGATAAATTATCTTCGGTGACGGGCCCATTGCGCGATTCGATGGTTCTTCAGGCGGCACGGGCCAATATCCCATGGATACTGGATAGCATGAGGTTAAAAATACGCCTTATGAAAACAAAAGAAGGACAGTCAGTTCTTGTAGTTCCGCTTGATAAGGGCATGTATATGAATGCTTTTATTGACGCGAAAACACATTTAGTTACCCGGGCCGAGACTGTGTCGGAAGGACCAATGAAACTTGAGTTCGCGGCGGACTATTCGGATTTCAGGAAAGTGGATAACGTTTTGTTCCCGTTTCGCGAGGAAAATTACGCCTCAGGCGCGCATACGGCGACTACAAAGGTGGATAGTATTAAACTCAATCCATCGGGGGAAGATTTGGCGCTGCCAATCCCGAAATGAACTTGTGTAAACATAAAAAATCTTAACCGCGAAAGAAGAAATTTTCAAATTACTTGCGCTGACAGTTTATTCTTTAGGGATTGAGCGCCCGCCCATTATCAAAAAAATTAAAAATATTATTGAGTTTTGGTGGTAAAATTATACATTATTTTAAATGAAGAAAAATTAGGATTCATGATAAGATTAAAATAATTATGAAATCACCAATTTTAAATTCTCCATATTTTGAGCCAAGTCGCCATTTCAACGCGGATGAGCGGGGCTTAACCGAAGAAATCCTGAATTTTCGCCGCCCAAGCAGTTTCTATATCCCTGTCCCAAGAGCTAAGACCAAAGAAAAACAGCTTGATCTGAATATTGCTGAAGGAGCTTATGGAAGCGAGCTTGAGAAAGAAAATGAATTTATAAATAAAATCCGGGATAAAATAAAAGCTTGGCGCGATGCCGGTTATCAGGGGATAACAAAAACCTCCCGCGGCCTGCTTTTTTACTGGAGTGATGAAAATCGAGAAAATAAGTTATTTTTCTGTCAGATAGAGGCGCTTGAAACGTTAATGTATATTAATGAAGTCGCGGAAAAATCCGGGGAAAATTGGATAATTAATGAGCTGAAAAAAGCAAGTTCTGACGCAAATCCCGGTTTATACCGCTTAGCCTTCAAAATGGCTACAGGTTCAGGAAAAACCGTAGTAATGGCAATGATTATTGCTTATCATACGCTTAATAAAATCCGTTACCCGCAGGATACGCGTTTTACAGACACTTTTGTCATTATTACTCCCGGTATTACTATTAGAGACCGCCTTAATGTATTAAGGCCGAATGATCCTCAGAACTATTATCGACAGCGCGCTATAGTTTCAATTCAGGATTTAGAACTTCTTCAGCAGGCGGTAGTTTTTATCACAAATTTTCACCAGCTGGAATTACGCCAAAATCCTCGTTTTCAACTCGGCGCTGTAATGAAAGCTTCGGGCCTCGTTAAAGATGAAGCCATGAAAGAAACTCCAAACGCCATGGTAAACAGGTCCTTTAAAAGTATTCTCAACAAACAGCGGGTTCTGGTTATTAACGATGAAGCCCATCATTGCTATCGGGAAAAACCAAACGAAGAAAAATTGGCAGGTGAAGATAGAAAAGAAGCTGAGGAAAACAATAAATCAGCTCGTGTCTGGATAAGCGGCATTGAAGCGCTTTACAAAAAAATTACCGTTAATGGAATTATTGACCTTTCCGCGACTCCTTATTTTTTGCGAGGTTCCGGTTATCAGGAAGGCACCTTATTCCCATGGACGGTTTATGATTTTTCTCTTTTAGATGCTCTGGAATGCGGCGTTGTGAAGATCCCGCGTTTGCCGATTGAGTCAGACACCATTGCTAAAGGCGATGAACCGGAATTTCGTAATTTATGGCTGCATGTTCGTGAGGCTCTCCCCAAAAAAGGCTTAAGAACAGGCGGGAAGGAATATAACCTTTCAGTATTGTTTTTGCCTAAAACCCTGCAGGAAGCTTTGGAATCCCTTTATGGAAGTTACGAAAAATACTATCGTGAATACGAGAAACACAAGAAAAATAATTCAGGAGTAATGCCTCCGGTAATGATTGTGGTATGCAACAATACAACGGTTTCAGAATTGGTTTATCGCTGGATAGCCGGCTATGAGAAAGAGACCGCGAGCGGTAAAATTCAAATAGAAAAAGGTAACCTGCCTATATTTTGCAACGAAGACGGAGTGCGTTTTCTCGACCGTCCAAATACCTTGCTTATTGACAGCGCCCAGCTTGAAAGCGGTGAAAAAATCAATGCGGAATTTAAAAATATTTTTGATAAAGAAATTGAAGATTTCCATAAAGAATACCGCCGGCGTTTTCCGGGCCGGACCGAGCCGACAGATGAAGAATTATTGCGTGAAGTAATGAATACCGTTGGCAAACCCGGCAAGCTGGGCGAGAATATTAAATGTGTTGTTTCAGTTTCAATGCTTACTGAAGGCTGGGATGTCAATACCGTAACGCATATTTTAGGCGTGCGCGCGTTTTCCACCCAGCTTTTATGTGAACAGGTAATCGGCAGGGCTCTGCGCCGTATCGATTATAACGTTGATGCGGCAACCGGCCTTATGACACCCGAATATGCTGAGGTTTATGGGGTTCCGTTTAATTTCTTAAAAGCAGAAGGTGATACTCCTCCTCAGCCTCCAAAAGTTTTTCACCGGGTCCATGCGTTACCGGAACGCGAAAAATATGAAATTGCTTATCCCCGCGTTGAGGGCTATCGTTATGAATTAAATGAAGCCAAACTGGCGGCGCATTTTACGGATGAAGCAAAAACCATTATTGAGAACGAACCTACCGAAGTGATAAGCAGCGGGGTGATAGGCGCGGAGACTAAAGAAACAATGGAGAAGATAAAAGAACGCCGGGAAGGCGAAGTTATTATGCGCCTGTCTCAAGCTTTGCTAAAACGTTATTACACTGACGCTGACGGCACGGAGAAGTATTGGCTTTTCCCAAATCTAAAACGAATTGTTGAAAAATATATTAAGGATTATATAGTTTTGAAAGACCGAATGGTAATAGGGTATCTTTTAGTAGGAGAATATTATTCAGGCGCTTTAACAAAAATTCAGCAGGCAATAATAAGTGAAAATATTCAAAGCCAAAAAGATAAAAAGGTATTACCGATTCTGGTTCCTTACGATACCTTAGGTTCTACTCGTTATGTTGATTTTTTGACGACTAAGGAAGTTCGGGAGACCGAAAAAAGCCATGTGAATTATGTTGTCGCGGATACTGAAGAATGGGAACAGGGGGTCGCAAAAAGGCTGGAGCAGATGCCTGAAGTGCTTGCCTACGTGAAAAATCAAAATTTAGGGTTTACTATCCCTTATGAACATCAGGGTATTGGACGGCAATATACCCCTGATTTTATTGTGAAAATCGAAAAGCCCGATAAATCTATCTTAAATCTTATAATTGAAGTTACCGGCCAAAAAGACGATAAAAAAACAATGAAAATAAAAACAGCCCGCGAAATGTGGATTCCGGCTGTAAATAATATGGATAAATTCGAAAAATGGGCGCTTATTGAAGTGCAGGATATTCACGAAACACAGAATTATATACGCGCTTTTATCGCTGAGCAGAGCTAAAAGGGTAAAATCGATATGGCATTACCAATTAATATTTATGAATTGCTTCATGGCCGTGTTGTAGAGTCCGAACGCCTTGAATTTAAGGAAGGCTGGAATCCTGAAGCGATTTTACATACGATGTGCGCCTTTGCCAATGATATAAATAATTGGGGCGGCGGCTACATTGTGATTGGTGTCGCGGAGAAAAAGGACGTTCCGGTATTTCCGCCAAAAGGGCTGTCTCAGTCTGAGATTGCGAAGATTCAAAAAGAACTTTTAGTGCTATCCTACAAAATAAGGCCTGAATATTTCCCTGTAGTTGAGGTAACGAAATTTGAAAATAAAGATATCGTCATTATCTGGGTTCCAGGCGGATATGGCCGCCCGTATAAGGCCGCGGTGAGTTTGTCTAAAGGAGCGGAGTATGCGTATTATATCCGTCGCAATTCAGTAACTAAACCGGTAACTGCGGGAGAAGAGCGTAGTTTAATAAAACTTGCCAATAATATTCCTTTTGATGACCGTATTAACCATAACGCTAATTTGAATGATCTTAATATTACCTTGATTCGGTCCTATCTGGCGGAAATTCGCAGCGCCCTTTCTGACGAGGTATCAAAGGTGCCGTTTTCAGATTTGTGTTTACGTATGAATATCGCTCAGGGTTCTGCGGAATATTTAAAACCGAAAAATATTGGGCTTATGCTTTTCAACGATAATCCGGAGAAATTTTTTCCTCGCGCGCGGATTGATATTGTCGAGTTTGAAGATGAGGCAGGAGATGTGTTCGCGGAAAAGATTTTCACCGGCCCTGTCCAGCAGCAAGTTCGTTCCGCGCTTGGTTATTTGAAGAATACGGTAATCAAAGAGTTTG includes:
- a CDS encoding BPTD_3080 family restriction endonuclease, whose translation is MKSPILNSPYFEPSRHFNADERGLTEEILNFRRPSSFYIPVPRAKTKEKQLDLNIAEGAYGSELEKENEFINKIRDKIKAWRDAGYQGITKTSRGLLFYWSDENRENKLFFCQIEALETLMYINEVAEKSGENWIINELKKASSDANPGLYRLAFKMATGSGKTVVMAMIIAYHTLNKIRYPQDTRFTDTFVIITPGITIRDRLNVLRPNDPQNYYRQRAIVSIQDLELLQQAVVFITNFHQLELRQNPRFQLGAVMKASGLVKDEAMKETPNAMVNRSFKSILNKQRVLVINDEAHHCYREKPNEEKLAGEDRKEAEENNKSARVWISGIEALYKKITVNGIIDLSATPYFLRGSGYQEGTLFPWTVYDFSLLDALECGVVKIPRLPIESDTIAKGDEPEFRNLWLHVREALPKKGLRTGGKEYNLSVLFLPKTLQEALESLYGSYEKYYREYEKHKKNNSGVMPPVMIVVCNNTTVSELVYRWIAGYEKETASGKIQIEKGNLPIFCNEDGVRFLDRPNTLLIDSAQLESGEKINAEFKNIFDKEIEDFHKEYRRRFPGRTEPTDEELLREVMNTVGKPGKLGENIKCVVSVSMLTEGWDVNTVTHILGVRAFSTQLLCEQVIGRALRRIDYNVDAATGLMTPEYAEVYGVPFNFLKAEGDTPPQPPKVFHRVHALPEREKYEIAYPRVEGYRYELNEAKLAAHFTDEAKTIIENEPTEVISSGVIGAETKETMEKIKERREGEVIMRLSQALLKRYYTDADGTEKYWLFPNLKRIVEKYIKDYIVLKDRMVIGYLLVGEYYSGALTKIQQAIISENIQSQKDKKVLPILVPYDTLGSTRYVDFLTTKEVRETEKSHVNYVVADTEEWEQGVAKRLEQMPEVLAYVKNQNLGFTIPYEHQGIGRQYTPDFIVKIEKPDKSILNLIIEVTGQKDDKKTMKIKTAREMWIPAVNNMDKFEKWALIEVQDIHETQNYIRAFIAEQS
- a CDS encoding ferritin family protein gives rise to the protein MAENLLGSTKDTVIQDQVEMNFKGETNETGLYLAMARQAEGYGYPEVAAALSKIAWEEALHAARFAELNGKISPSLKENLERMLSGEIGACSGKYDAAKKCKEIAIDCAHDFFHESSRDENRHAGILRGLLQRYFIKQENKK
- a CDS encoding RNA-binding domain-containing protein, which codes for MALPINIYELLHGRVVESERLEFKEGWNPEAILHTMCAFANDINNWGGGYIVIGVAEKKDVPVFPPKGLSQSEIAKIQKELLVLSYKIRPEYFPVVEVTKFENKDIVIIWVPGGYGRPYKAAVSLSKGAEYAYYIRRNSVTKPVTAGEERSLIKLANNIPFDDRINHNANLNDLNITLIRSYLAEIRSALSDEVSKVPFSDLCLRMNIAQGSAEYLKPKNIGLMLFNDNPEKFFPRARIDIVEFEDEAGDVFAEKIFTGPVQQQVRSALGYLKNTVIKEFVRKVPGQAEADRFYNYPYEALEEALVNAVYHRSYEEREPVEVRIYPGRILILSYPGPLPPLGKDNINKPIVTSHRYRNSRLGDFLKELHLTEGRCTGFPKIRKALKRNGSPAPIFETDDDREYFMATLKIHPKAKEKVVEKVVEKVVEKLSSNQKKIIEALAKDPAISAQALGELIGISSRKTQENLAKLKDMGLLKRVGPDKGGHWLVTRKEIN
- a CDS encoding DMT family protein, producing MTIAWYGHLKYKDSPLWKVILISWLIASVEYCFQVPANRIGHYKYSAAQLKTIQEVITLAVFCVFSVVYLREELKWNYLVGFGLMIGAVFFVFKKW
- a CDS encoding Rrf2 family transcriptional regulator — its product is MVISQASESAVRALLYMAALPAGQVAKKQDICRTQEITPAFFIKIMQPLLAAGLVESYRGVAGGFSLRKPPSKISLWDIVSAMEGPIHLNKCMIHKGYCSRDAVCPVHTVWREAKESVQRILSDATLDKLTCQPGNGHKKKA
- a CDS encoding multiheme c-type cytochrome; this encodes MKKILYVLIAGVMLFGGTSARAEEKNEKYPFFPSLINTNTGKPVKSGDFEQPEVCRACHTDIYDQWKGSMHSNAFVDPVFQALWKIGNKETNGLTEKLCAGCHTAIGTVSDELGKKDGQGNYNLSEIAQKGVQCDVCHSIKSSTYMEAEGHEPHNATFIIESGTKRGPFKDAESPHHAAEYSELHTSAEFCANCHHVFHPVNNFPIERTYDEWKNSVYSQNGIICQDCHMADVEDAVEIARTLKKVQRSGKASNSGPDREHIYKHNFDGANFTIPGLLGYTKHSEAATKRLQSAAKLEIISPDEFKAGKIGGFKIKVTNSAAGHNLPTSLTEVRQMWLEVEVADGSGRKILHSGWLDKDYNVDPEAAMFHAKSVDKDGNHTVKPWEIARFEYNTTIPPKGSAIQNYNFEIPPGTKGNLQVKATLRYRSYPQAVANLLLGKDAPVLPIVDMTTASKSVKITKG
- a CDS encoding zinc ribbon domain-containing protein codes for the protein MPIYEFCCQDCNKEFEELFRSFSQKKDVVCAKCGSSNVRKKVSLFGVAGKEGDSGEFAPSSGGGCGSCVTHNCGSCH
- a CDS encoding DUF5674 family protein, with the protein product MKIIKDKITLQELKTMAVNSFGNLVKAVIDIEKEIMAVDAELHSDEEALLLENGSKQNSIWGINLYPELVGDDFIEFDSMINLRPSQGNRSRGVDDPEAVRKIKVIVNKLVDK